CTCCCGGATAACCTGAAATGTTAACTGGCGATTAAGCCATGGATACCTGCCGCAAATTTCCTCGATCACAACCGCCGGCGCGTACACGCGGCAAGCTTCGTTCGTCCAGCGGCAAGCGTCCGCCAACTCAGGCAGCCCGCCAATATGGTCATGATGCGCATGCGTAATGAGTACATGGCGAACCTTCCGCATACCGATCAGCTCCATTTGCTCACGAAAATCCGGACCGCAATCGATCAACAGATCGCCCTCTTGATTGGAAAACAGCGCCGCAGAGCGGAAACGGCGATTTTCCCCGGCGGTTCTCGCTTCCTCGCAAACCGCGCAATCGCAATAGACGCGCGGAACTCCCATCGAATCTCCTGTGCCCAACAAAATTAATTGTTCCATATTTTGCGTTAGCTCCTCGCTGACATTTCGTTTTTTTCCATCATATCATGAAAAGGGGGACTGATTCCCGCCATTTTCATGGCGCCGGAATGTCCCCTTTGTTGCGAATAAACATTCTCACTTAGTGTGGCAATGCGGAGCTGACGGTGTTCAGTAATGTGTTATGGCGGTCGGAGGAAGCCTCCCAGAACATTCCTCCGGCCAAGCCGTGTGATTTAATGTAATCGGTTTTGTACCCAATCGATTGCGCGTCGTCATAAGAGATAAACACGCCGGTCGATGCGTTGTAAAGCCACGGTGTTTTGGTCGTATCGCTCCAGTAGCGGGTATATCCGTTCTTGTTGATGTAATGATCTTCAAGATCGCTGAAGTCATATACTCCTCTTTCCCATGTGCCTTGCGGCAATGCTCCCGTACAGCTTTGATACAGCCCGTTGGCGGTTGCTGCGCATCCTCCCCAACCTCTGCCGTAGAACGGAAGGCCGAGTACCAACTTATTGCCGGGAACACCGGCATTCAAGTAATTATTGACTGCAGCGTCGATATTGAAATCTGCGGCAAACGGCGACGGATCAGCCGGGTCGTAATACAACGGAGCATTATTGCCGCTTATCGTTTCCCAGCCGCCATGGTAATCATATGTCATCATATTGATCCAATCAACGATCTGCGCGATCTTGTCAAGCTCGGTATTGTTGACAAAGTCAGGACTTGCGCCGGCTGCGATCGTCAAGAGATAATGTTTGCCGTCTGCTTGTCCGGCTGCATCAAGCTCTTTGCGAATTTCTTGCAGCAATAAAGTGTAATTCTGCTTGTCCGCAGCGCGGTAGCTGTTTCCTTCAAGACCGCCGCCTACAGGATATTCCCAGTCGAGATCGACACCGTCAAATTGGTATTTGCGCAAGAAATCAACTGCGGATTTGGCAAATGTCGATCTGGTTGTTGCGTCAGCCGCGACATCCGAGAAACGGTTCGACCATGTCCACCCGCCTACGGAGATTAACGTGTGCAGATTCGGATTTTGCTGTTTCATTTTAATCAACAAATTAAAATTGCCTTTCAAAGGTTGATCCCACGTATCGCCCGGATATGCTTTCTGGGCGTCAATCCACGGATCGCCCATGACAATGGTTCCGTTCGGAACATTAATGGTTCCCACCTCATCCTGGCAAGACCAGGTTTGCGGATTGGGACCTGTCGGATCCGGGTTGCCGTGTATGCCGTTCCAGCAAATATCGGCAAAAGCATAGTTGATATGCGTAAGTTTAGTCGTATCGATCATATCTGGCGTGTAAGCCCTTGCATATGCGCCCCAGCTTGGATAATATCCGACAATTTTATAGCCCGAGCCATTCGGAGTCGATGTAGGCGTAGGCGTTGCGGTAGGTGTCGGTGTTGCGGTTGGTGTTGGTGTGGGCGTTACGGTTGGCGTCGGTGTGGGCGAAGTGCCGCCCGAACATGCGCCAAGATCTTGCCATACGCCCCATTCGCCGGTCGTTCCAGGTTCTTCGCCTTGTGTCCACCATTTCGCCTTCCATTCATGACCGTTATGGGAAACAATTGCGCCGCCGTTATAAACTGTGCTGCTATTCCATTCCGGTGCCGTGCAAAAATTGGATGTGCCGGTTGGCGTCGGCGTTACGGTAGGTGTCGGGGTTGCGGTTGCCGTAGACGTTGGAGTAGGTGTTGCGGGTGGTGTTGGTGTGGGCGTCGCCGTAGTGGTAGGGGTTGGCGTCGAACTGCTTACCTGCTTCCAAAGAGCAGGAACATTCGGCGGTTCCCAGCCAACTTGCGACGTATGCGCTTGCAGGCATTCGTAGGTCGCTCCGTTGTATGTTACCTGATCCCCTGCGTAGTATGCGACTCCCGGCTGCCATTCAGACGTTTGCCCGGATGCGGATAGCGCCGGCATCATACCGGCTATCAACAATAACAATAGACAGACAATAAATGCTTTTTTTCGCGAGGCCGTTATCATTTCATTGTTTCACTCCTTTTAATTTACTGTATCGTTTCTCCCACGCTCCTTGAAAATAAATCTCCCTCCTTTCCATATCTGTACTCTCATTTTGTATGGATGAAAAAAAACCGACAAGGTATAAATATATCGAATTGGGGGATAAAATCTTAAAGATAATTCCAGACTTACATGGAAGATAACAAGTTTGTTATAATAAACAGAAAATATCAACTGTGGTGAAAAACGTATGTCGATCATTTCCGATATTCTTGCATTTAACCGACAATTCGTCGCGAACAAAGAATATGAGCCGTACCGCACTACCCGCTTTCCCAACAAGAAGGTTGTCGTCATATCCTGTATGGATACGAGACTGATCGAGCTGCTCCCGAAAGCGATGAATTTGAAAAACGGCGACGCCAAATTTATCAAAAATGCCGGCGCGATTGTCATGCAGCCATTTGGCAACGTAATGCGCAGCATCATCGTCGCCATCTATGAAATGAACGCGGAAGAGGTCATTGTGGTAGGGCATCGCCAATGCGGGATGACCGGCCTTAACTCGGAAGCGATTGTGGAAAAAATGAAACAGCGGGGAATACCGGCGCAAACTTTCCGGACGCTCACACACTCGGGCATTGATCTGCACAGGTGGCTAACCGGATTTGCCAACGTGGAAGACGGTGTTGCCAACAGCGTGCGAATTATTCGCAACCACCCGCTCTTGCCGGCAAACGTGCAAGTGCACGGAATGATCATCGACCCGGAAACAGGCGGATTGGAACTCATACAAAAGGAGTCCTGAACGATGCATTCGCCGACCCATCTTTTTTTCGACGTGCATATCGGTAGGCAAAAGCCGGAAAGCATTATCAACCGGGAAACGGCATGCCCGTTTTGCGATAAAGAAAATCTGCATGATATTCTGGCGCAAGACGGTCCGATTTTGCTGATCAAAAACAAGTTTCCGGTATTGGCGGACGCGCTGATGACCGTATTGATCGAAACGGACACATGCGAAGGCGAATTATCGATTTATCCGAAGGAACATCTTTACCGGCTGTTTCGTTTCGGTATTGCCAAATGGCTGGAAATGGAACAAAGCGGCGACTATTCGTCCGTGCTTTTTTTCAAAAACTACGGCCCCTTATCCGGTGGCAGTATCTACCATCCACATATGCAAATTATTGGACTTCATAATATGAATTATCAAGAACGCATTTTTGACGAACATTTTGTCGGCTTGCCGATCGCGGACCGGTCCGGCGTAACGTTAAATCTTTCCACGATGCCGAAAGTGGGCTTTTTTGAATTCAACGTGGTCATGAACGAAGCCGGAAATTTGCCCGCATTTGCCGACTATATTCAAATTGTCGTGCATTATTTGTTGAATCATTTCAATCGGCGCTTAACAAGCTACAATCTATTTTTCTATCATATAAAAGGAAAAATCGCGGCAAAGATTATGCCGCGTTTTCCTACATCGCCTATATTCATCGGCTATTCCATCCCGCAGGTGTCAAACCGCTTGCAAGACGTCGCCGATGACATCAAACGCATCTATTTGGGAGCGTGATCATCGTGAAAAAGCCGGGTTTCCGCGTTCTATTTGCCGAACGTGCCGGCGAAAAAGCGAACTTTTCCGTGCGGGAAATCGGCATGTCGGATTTGCCCGCCGGCGATTTGCTGATTCGCGCGCAATACAGTTCGATCAACTATAAAGACGCATGCTCCGCCGAACCGAACCGAAAAGTCGTCAAGGCATATCCGATCGTGCCGGGAATCGATGTCGCCGGAATCGTGGCCACTTCCAATTCCCCGCTCTTTTCTGAAGGCGATAAAGTGATCGTGCACGGATACGGGTTGGGCGTGAGCCAATTCGGCGGATATGCCGAATACGTCCGCGTTCCGGCGGACTGGGCGGTCAAGCTTCCGCCCGGTCTGACGCCAAAAGAAGCGGCCCTGATCGGCACAGCCGGTTTTACCGCGGCGTTGGCGATTTGGCGGTTGGAGGAGTGCGGCCTAACGCCTGCTGCCGGTCCGGTGCTGGTCACCGGCGCGACAGGCGGCGTCGGCAGTATGGCGGTTGCCATGCTGTCCAAGCGGGGATACAACGTGGAAGCGGCTACCGGAAAAAGCGCGGCGCACGACTATTTGCGGCGATTGGGCGCGCAAAAGGTACTTGCCCGTGAAGAGGTTGCGGATCAAGCGGAGAAGCCGCTTTCGCCCCAACGATGGTTCGGCACGGTGGATTCGGTTGGCGGGCGTACGCTTGCCGCCGCGCTTAGCGGCACGAAATACGGCGGCGCCGTTGCCGCCTGCGGCCTGGCGGGGGGATTCGCCTTTCCCGCAACCGTGTATCCGTTTATTTTACGGGGCGTAAGCTTGCTTGGAATCGACTCCGTCGCCTTGCCGATTGCCGAAAGAAGAAAATTATGGCGGCAAATTGCGGAGCAATTTAAACCCGATCCAGGTTTGCTCAATCTGATGGTCAATCGGGAAATCCCCCTCGAAAACATCCCCGCGGGCTTTGCCGAGCTGTTAAGCGGGCGCGTCACCGGCAGAATTCTCGTGCGCATATGAACTATTTTCGCCCAAAGTCCGCTTTGATTTCGCCCCATTTTTCCGTTTCCCATTTCAGCACCCGATTGGCGTACGCATGGTTGTTCAGCCAATCCAACGCGCGGTCGACGAGCGACCAGATGCGCTCCGTCGAGGCATCGCGGGGAAGATTGCTCAAAACACGTTTGTTTTTCACCCAACTGATCGCCGTGCGGGAGTCGCTGTACACGGTTTTATTGCTTTTACGCTGATGCAAATAAGCCAGCGCATGCACGATCGCCAAAAATTCGCCGAGATTGTTCGTGCCTTTTTCAATCGGACCGTAATAAAACAAAAGCTCCCCCGTTTTCGTGTCGACACCTTTGTACTCCACAATCCCGGGGTTTCCGCTGCAGCCGACGTCGACGCTGATGCTGTCAAAGTCGATCTCCGGCGCCGCCGCGCGCATATTGGCCGGCGCAGCCTTCGCTTTTTGCCCGGAGAAATCAAGCGACTGTTGCCATCCCGCTTCATACGCTTGTTGCGCAGCTTCTTTGCCTTCATAAGATTTGTATTTGGCTCCGGCAAATCCTTCGACCTGCGCTTTGCATTCGTTCCAGTTGTCGTAAATGCCCGGTTTGATTCCTTCCCAAACTACATAATACTTGGCCATCTGGAAATTCAACATCCTTTATGAATGGTCGCAAACGGACGCGCATCTCTATTTCAGTTTAACAATCGTCCGCCGCAAACGCCAGCATATTCGCTCTTCCGCCAACTTGCATTAAAGCGTGACTGCGTTGCCGCAAACCATTGCGTTCCGCTGTCGATTTGCATATAATGGTTGTCAATATCAAACGCAAGCGATGACGGAGAAAAGTAGACAAACGACGCCCCGACAGGGACGGCATGCCGGAGATTGAGAGCGTGCCGCGGACGGCGGTTTGCCGAAGTTCGCTCCCGAGCCGGTTTGCTGAACGTCGGCGCCATTTGCCGGATGAGTAGGTAAACCCGCAAACGCAGCGTTATGGCGTTAAAGTGAGATTTCAGCTTGCAACGGCTGTCTAACAAGGGTGGTACCGCGGTGACCCGTCCCTTGCCGGACGGCTTTTTATTTGCCCAAATTTTACTGGAAAAAAGGAGCGCATCGAAAATGACCGAGCAAATAGCGCAATTGCGCGAGCAACTGACCAAAGTGAACAGAGAGCTGCTTGAGTTGTTAAATCGGCGGGCGAAGATCGCCCGGGAACTTGGCGAAGTCAAGCGGCAAAAAGCGATGCCGGAATATGATCCGGTTCGGGAAAAGCAAATGCTGGAAGACTTGGTGGCCCGCAATACCGGGCCGTTTGACGACGCGACCGTCAAGCATTTGTTCAAGCAAATTTTCCAGGCTTCGCTTGATTTGCAGCAGACAGATCAGAAAAAAGTGCTGCTGGTGAGCCGCAAACGTAAGGAAACCGATACGGTTCTGAACATAAGAGGAGTAGAAATCGGCGGCGGCAGCCACACCATGATTGCCGGACCGTGCTCCGTCGAGTCCTACGAGCAAACCCGTACGGTTGCCGCGGCGCTGAAAGCGGCCGGCGTGAAAGTGATCCGCGGCGGCGCGTTCAAGCCCCGCACATCCCCGTACGATTTTCAGGGGCTGGGCGTGGAAGGGCTGAAAATTCTCAAAGAAGCGGCAGCCGAATTCGGCCTGGTCACGATCAGCGAAATCGTCAATCCCGCCCACCTGGAGCTGGCGGCGGAATATTTGGACATCGTGCAGATCGGCGCCCGCAACATGCAAAATTTCGAGCTGTTAAAAGCCGCCGGCGACGCCAATTTGCCCGTGCTCTTGAAGCGCGGCATGGCGGCGACCGTGGAAGAGTTCATTCTGGCGGCGGAATATATCGTTTCGCGCGGCAACAGCCAGGTGATGCTGATCGAACGCGGCATCCGCACGTATGAAAAATGGACGCGCAATACGCTCGACATTTCCGCCGTGCCGATCCTGAAGATGGAGACGCACCTGCCGGTGCTGGTCGACGTCAGCCACTCGACCGGGCGCAAAGACATTTTGGTGCCATGCGCCAAAGCGGCGCTTGCCGCCGGAGCGGACGGCATCATGGTCGAGGTGCATCCCGAGCCGCAAACAGCGCTGTCGGATGCGAGCCAGCAAATCAATATCCCGCAGTTCAACGATTTTTTCGCACAGCTTCGGCAATCGGGGTTGTTCAAAGAAGCCGAGCACGCAACCAAATAGCGCATCGGATCATGCAGGCTAAGGCCTGCCGAAAAGCAACCCGCGGCTCAAGCGCGCCAAAGCTTAACGAGGAATACTCGGCCGGCTTGCCGGCTCACGGCCTTTTTCGCTCGGAATCTCGGTCGTTTTGCCGGATCGCAGCCTTGAACCCAACTTGCAACTTTTAACGGTCGCTGGAGAGCTTATTTTGCGCAAATTGCCCACTTTTTTATTCTAACGGTCGCAGGCGCGCCTATTCTGTGCTTTTTCCCGATATTCGGGCATGGAAACGACAAATAGCCTCCATTGCGTCCGTTAAAATTTCAAATCGGCCTTTTTTTGGCAAATAGCCTCTCCTGCGTCCGTTAGCGTGGGACGGGAAGGCGATCACCCGTTTTAGCGTTGGGCGAGAAGGCGATCCACCCGTTAGCGGCATTGGCTTCAAATCGGAAAACCGTCATGAATCGGCACAATCGCAACAAGACATACGCTGTCGCATGATGGAATGCGCCGTATGCCGCGCTTGCCTATCATTTCCGGTTTGTGCTGATGATCCAGTTCATTAAGTCCCCCGGACGCAAATACGGCGAGAAGCTGATTTTCGAAAAGTTGGGCATCGAAACATACCAGACCGGAATCGGGTTCACCTGGACGAAAACGCCGGAGGAACATCGCCGGGCGCTCAAGGAAGCCTGGGCGTTTACAAAGCGAAAAGTGGCCGAAGGCAACTATGATTTGGTCATAATGGATGAAATCAATATCGCGCTAGGCATCACCAGTTTCCCGATTGACGATGTACTGCCGATTTCGGAAGTGTTGGAATGGATCAACGAGCGGCCGCATGGCATGCACCTGGTCTTAACGGGCAGGGGGGCCAAACCGGAGATTACCGCCATCGCCGATTTGGTAACGGAGATGAAGCTGATCAAACATCATTACGAGCAAGGCATTCCCGCCGTGAAGGGCATTGAATTGTAATGCGTACAAGGTTGTGGGGGCGGATACATAAGGCATATCAAACGTGCAGCAGCCAACCGCCAACAGCGCACAGCAGCACCGCCACCCACGGGGGCCTTTTAAACAGCACCAGCACAAAAAACGCCGCCAAGGCAAGCGCAAAATCTCCATTCGTATGTATCGAAGTGGACCAAACCGGGTCGTATAGCGCCGCAAGCAAAATGCCTACAACAGAAGCGTTAATGCCGCGCAGGGCCGCCTGCGCTCCCGCTTTGCGGCGAAGTACGTTCCAAAACGGCAGCACCCCGATAACCAATAAAAAGCCGGGCAAAAAGATGGCGATTGTGGCAAGCGCCGCGCCCGCCCAACCGTTCATCATCATGCCGATATACGCGGCAAACGCAAACAAAGGCCCAGGCACTGCCTGCGCCGCGCCGTAACCGGCAAGAAACTGCTGCTCGCTCAGCCACCCGGATGATACCGTCCCGCTTTGCAGCAGCGGCAACACAACATGCCCGCCGCCGAATACCAGCGCGCCCGTACGATATAAGCTGTCAAACATGTGCACAATTTGGCAATCGTCAATTCGGACCAACAGCGGCAAGGCCACAAGCAGCGCGAAAAAGACCGTCAAGGCGGCGATTCCTTTCGTCCGCTCTTTTTTTCCGCCGATTGCAGCCACTTCATTTTGGGCCCTGGTTTTACGCAGCGCAAGCCAACCGAACAAGCCTGCCGCCGCAATCACCAAAAGTTGCGCTTGCGCATCCCGCCAAAACAAAACTACGCACGCGGATACTAATGCGATCAGTGCGCTTTTGCCATCCGTAACAATCGACTTGCCCATACCGTATACTGCCTGTGCGACGATCGCGACAGCGGCAATCTTCAGCCCCTGAATCCACCCCGCATCCAGCAGATCGGCCGCTTGCACCGCCCACGCGAAGCTTATAAGCAGCAATGCGGACGGCAGCGTAAAGCCAAGCCATGCGGCAACGGCTCCCGGAAAACGCGCGCGCAGCCAACCGACACCGATGCCGACCTGGCTGCTCGCCGGTCCGGGCAAAAACTGGCACAAGGCGACCAGGTCGGCAAATTCTTTATCGTCCAACCACTTTTTCTGACTGACGTATTCTTCGCGAAAATATCCAAGATGCGCTACCGGGCCGCCGAACGAAGTTGCTCCAAGCTTCAAGGCCGCCAAAAAGACCTCCGCCAAATTGCCACGGCGCCTGGCCGGATTTGCCATATGTTTCACCTTCAGCGATTTGCATTTATCTCGCGTGTTAAGAGCATTCAATCGTGCTTTGTATGCTGCAACGTTTGCAAAAAAATCTGTTCGATGTGATGGTCGTCCAACGAATAAAAAACCGTTTTCCCGACTTTGCGCCGCTTGACAATGCGTTGGACACGCAGCACCCGCAACTGGTGGGAAACCGCCGATTGGCCCATGCCCAACAACCGCGACAAATCATGCACGCAAAGCTCTCCCTGCAGCAAGGCGTAAATGACTTTAAGCCGCGTGCCGTCGCCCAGCGCTTTAAACAATTCGGCCAATCTTCCCGCTTTATCTTCCGGCAACAGGCGATCCTGCATTTCCGCTTCGTTAATCGTACCGCAGCA
This sequence is a window from Bacilli bacterium. Protein-coding genes within it:
- a CDS encoding MBL fold metallo-hydrolase, giving the protein MEQLILLGTGDSMGVPRVYCDCAVCEEARTAGENRRFRSAALFSNQEGDLLIDCGPDFREQMELIGMRKVRHVLITHAHHDHIGGLPELADACRWTNEACRVYAPAVVIEEICGRYPWLNRQLTFQVIREHFSLLGWQVSCWQVNHGKNGISHAYKFSRPDKSWVYCPDSIALSEEEMRPMQGVDLLVLGTNFYKEQFPFATRSVYDIVEALALIRATVPKRVVFTHMSHGIDIRQDYRLPNHVKLGKVKQNLFA
- a CDS encoding glycosyl hydrolase family 18 protein; its protein translation is MITASRKKAFIVCLLLLLIAGMMPALSASGQTSEWQPGVAYYAGDQVTYNGATYECLQAHTSQVGWEPPNVPALWKQVSSSTPTPTTTATPTPTPPATPTPTSTATATPTPTVTPTPTGTSNFCTAPEWNSSTVYNGGAIVSHNGHEWKAKWWTQGEEPGTTGEWGVWQDLGACSGGTSPTPTPTVTPTPTPTATPTPTATPTPTSTPNGSGYKIVGYYPSWGAYARAYTPDMIDTTKLTHINYAFADICWNGIHGNPDPTGPNPQTWSCQDEVGTINVPNGTIVMGDPWIDAQKAYPGDTWDQPLKGNFNLLIKMKQQNPNLHTLISVGGWTWSNRFSDVAADATTRSTFAKSAVDFLRKYQFDGVDLDWEYPVGGGLEGNSYRAADKQNYTLLLQEIRKELDAAGQADGKHYLLTIAAGASPDFVNNTELDKIAQIVDWINMMTYDYHGGWETISGNNAPLYYDPADPSPFAADFNIDAAVNNYLNAGVPGNKLVLGLPFYGRGWGGCAATANGLYQSCTGALPQGTWERGVYDFSDLEDHYINKNGYTRYWSDTTKTPWLYNASTGVFISYDDAQSIGYKTDYIKSHGLAGGMFWEASSDRHNTLLNTVSSALPH
- a CDS encoding carbonic anhydrase; the encoded protein is MSIISDILAFNRQFVANKEYEPYRTTRFPNKKVVVISCMDTRLIELLPKAMNLKNGDAKFIKNAGAIVMQPFGNVMRSIIVAIYEMNAEEVIVVGHRQCGMTGLNSEAIVEKMKQRGIPAQTFRTLTHSGIDLHRWLTGFANVEDGVANSVRIIRNHPLLPANVQVHGMIIDPETGGLELIQKES
- a CDS encoding DUF4931 domain-containing protein; translation: MHSPTHLFFDVHIGRQKPESIINRETACPFCDKENLHDILAQDGPILLIKNKFPVLADALMTVLIETDTCEGELSIYPKEHLYRLFRFGIAKWLEMEQSGDYSSVLFFKNYGPLSGGSIYHPHMQIIGLHNMNYQERIFDEHFVGLPIADRSGVTLNLSTMPKVGFFEFNVVMNEAGNLPAFADYIQIVVHYLLNHFNRRLTSYNLFFYHIKGKIAAKIMPRFPTSPIFIGYSIPQVSNRLQDVADDIKRIYLGA
- a CDS encoding oxidoreductase, which encodes MKKPGFRVLFAERAGEKANFSVREIGMSDLPAGDLLIRAQYSSINYKDACSAEPNRKVVKAYPIVPGIDVAGIVATSNSPLFSEGDKVIVHGYGLGVSQFGGYAEYVRVPADWAVKLPPGLTPKEAALIGTAGFTAALAIWRLEECGLTPAAGPVLVTGATGGVGSMAVAMLSKRGYNVEAATGKSAAHDYLRRLGAQKVLAREEVADQAEKPLSPQRWFGTVDSVGGRTLAAALSGTKYGGAVAACGLAGGFAFPATVYPFILRGVSLLGIDSVALPIAERRKLWRQIAEQFKPDPGLLNLMVNREIPLENIPAGFAELLSGRVTGRILVRI
- a CDS encoding ribonuclease H family protein, whose amino-acid sequence is MAKYYVVWEGIKPGIYDNWNECKAQVEGFAGAKYKSYEGKEAAQQAYEAGWQQSLDFSGQKAKAAPANMRAAAPEIDFDSISVDVGCSGNPGIVEYKGVDTKTGELLFYYGPIEKGTNNLGEFLAIVHALAYLHQRKSNKTVYSDSRTAISWVKNKRVLSNLPRDASTERIWSLVDRALDWLNNHAYANRVLKWETEKWGEIKADFGRK
- a CDS encoding bifunctional 3-deoxy-7-phosphoheptulonate synthase/chorismate mutase; this translates as MTEQIAQLREQLTKVNRELLELLNRRAKIARELGEVKRQKAMPEYDPVREKQMLEDLVARNTGPFDDATVKHLFKQIFQASLDLQQTDQKKVLLVSRKRKETDTVLNIRGVEIGGGSHTMIAGPCSVESYEQTRTVAAALKAAGVKVIRGGAFKPRTSPYDFQGLGVEGLKILKEAAAEFGLVTISEIVNPAHLELAAEYLDIVQIGARNMQNFELLKAAGDANLPVLLKRGMAATVEEFILAAEYIVSRGNSQVMLIERGIRTYEKWTRNTLDISAVPILKMETHLPVLVDVSHSTGRKDILVPCAKAALAAGADGIMVEVHPEPQTALSDASQQINIPQFNDFFAQLRQSGLFKEAEHATK
- the chrA gene encoding chromate efflux transporter, translating into MANPARRRGNLAEVFLAALKLGATSFGGPVAHLGYFREEYVSQKKWLDDKEFADLVALCQFLPGPASSQVGIGVGWLRARFPGAVAAWLGFTLPSALLLISFAWAVQAADLLDAGWIQGLKIAAVAIVAQAVYGMGKSIVTDGKSALIALVSACVVLFWRDAQAQLLVIAAAGLFGWLALRKTRAQNEVAAIGGKKERTKGIAALTVFFALLVALPLLVRIDDCQIVHMFDSLYRTGALVFGGGHVVLPLLQSGTVSSGWLSEQQFLAGYGAAQAVPGPLFAFAAYIGMMMNGWAGAALATIAIFLPGFLLVIGVLPFWNVLRRKAGAQAALRGINASVVGILLAALYDPVWSTSIHTNGDFALALAAFFVLVLFKRPPWVAVLLCAVGGWLLHV
- a CDS encoding metalloregulator ArsR/SmtB family transcription factor, giving the protein CCGTINEAEMQDRLLPEDKAGRLAELFKALGDGTRLKVIYALLQGELCVHDLSRLLGMGQSAVSHQLRVLRVQRIVKRRKVGKTVFYSLDDHHIEQIFLQTLQHTKHD